A part of Helicobacter himalayensis genomic DNA contains:
- a CDS encoding methyltransferase FkbM, which produces MTKNYTCKNPILLLTYKRPDTTLKVFEAIREVKPKKLYLAQNSFKQESEKELVLNLRRALESRLDWECELHTLYREKYLSCKDSVSSAITWFFENEEQGIVLEDDCLPNTSFFRFCDAMLERYKNNENIFMVSGWSALDFDKQAKESLKEDYYFSKYNHIWGWASWARVWRLYQKEFVDFEKEFQALQNWQNKKEQKYWYKIFKAYSQGAFDAWDYPFTYSIWKEQGLSIYPKHNMVQNIGFNRDDATNTHGDSKFAHMNMYVLREDIIHPKEIAQNKELDYRDFLICFVPPPFHIRVCNKLKRIAKKLFKS; this is translated from the coding sequence ATGACTAAAAATTATACTTGTAAAAATCCCATTTTGCTTTTAACCTATAAGAGACCAGATACTACTTTGAAGGTTTTTGAAGCTATTAGAGAAGTGAAACCTAAAAAGCTTTACCTCGCACAAAATTCATTTAAACAAGAAAGCGAAAAAGAACTTGTTTTAAATCTTCGCAGGGCTTTAGAATCTAGGCTTGATTGGGAATGTGAGTTGCATACTTTGTATAGAGAAAAATATTTAAGTTGTAAGGATTCTGTAAGTAGTGCCATTACTTGGTTTTTTGAAAATGAAGAGCAGGGTATTGTTTTAGAAGATGATTGTTTGCCAAATACAAGCTTTTTTAGATTCTGTGATGCAATGCTAGAGCGTTACAAAAATAATGAAAATATTTTTATGGTGAGTGGTTGGAGTGCGCTTGATTTTGATAAACAAGCAAAGGAAAGTTTGAAAGAGGATTATTATTTTTCGAAATATAATCATATTTGGGGTTGGGCTAGCTGGGCTAGAGTATGGAGGTTGTATCAAAAAGAGTTTGTGGATTTTGAAAAGGAATTTCAAGCATTACAAAATTGGCAAAATAAAAAAGAGCAAAAATATTGGTATAAGATTTTTAAGGCTTATTCGCAGGGAGCTTTTGATGCGTGGGATTATCCATTTACTTACTCGATATGGAAAGAGCAGGGTTTAAGTATATATCCCAAACATAATATGGTGCAAAATATTGGCTTTAATCGTGATGATGCGACAAATACTCATGGTGATTCTAAATTCGCGCATATGAATATGTATGTATTAAGAGAGGATATTATCCACCCAAAAGAAATAGCGCAAAATAAAGAGCTTGATTATAGGGATTTTTTAATTTGCTTTGTGCCGCCACCATTTCACATAAGAGTCTGCAACAAACTCAAGCGCATAGCAAAGAAATTGTTTAAAAGTTGA
- a CDS encoding glycosyltransferase, whose amino-acid sequence MTALRLSANKGHQNALLCAMEYAKDKCDCAISIDCDLQDDIEAIDEFIAHFMQGAEVVYGVRQSRQKDSFFKRNTALFFYKLMQTMGVNIIYNHADYRLLSNRALGALLEFKEVNLFLRGMVPLIGFKSAQVYYDRNEREAGVSKYPLRKMLSLAWNGITSFSVMPLRMVSALGLVFFVLSIALSFFALYVKLFTNNAVYGWASMLIPLSFFSGVQLLSLGVIGEYIGKIYIESKHRPRFFIAEEVSGEI is encoded by the coding sequence ATTACCGCGCTTAGGCTTTCTGCTAATAAAGGACATCAAAATGCGCTTTTATGCGCTATGGAATACGCCAAGGACAAATGCGACTGCGCGATAAGCATTGATTGCGATTTGCAAGATGATATTGAGGCGATAGATGAGTTTATCGCGCATTTTATGCAGGGTGCGGAAGTCGTGTATGGCGTGCGCCAAAGTAGGCAAAAAGACAGCTTTTTCAAGCGCAACACCGCGCTATTTTTCTACAAACTTATGCAGACAATGGGCGTGAATATCATCTACAACCACGCGGATTATCGTCTGCTTTCAAATCGTGCTCTTGGCGCACTGCTAGAGTTTAAGGAGGTAAATCTTTTCTTGCGAGGTATGGTACCATTGATTGGCTTTAAAAGTGCGCAGGTGTATTATGATAGGAATGAGCGCGAGGCGGGCGTGTCGAAGTATCCATTGCGTAAAATGCTATCTTTGGCGTGGAATGGTATCACAAGCTTTTCTGTAATGCCACTGCGTATGGTTAGTGCGCTTGGGCTTGTGTTTTTTGTGCTTTCAATCGCGCTTAGCTTTTTTGCGCTGTATGTCAAGCTTTTTACCAATAACGCAGTGTATGGCTGGGCGTCAATGCTAATCCCGCTTAGCTTTTTTAGTGGCGTGCAGTTGCTTAGCCTTGGTGTGATTGGCGAATATATAGGCAAAATTTATATAGAATCCAAACATCGCCCGAGATTTTTTATTGCCGAGGAGGTGAGCGGGGAGATTTAA
- a CDS encoding glycosyltransferase, producing the protein MPQNPPKLFILLPCYNEEEVLPKTYEMLSQKLSALIQRGLIARDSSMVFVDDGSKDRTWEVLKNLAKPTQSTDSKTLHFTPPPN; encoded by the coding sequence ATGCCACAGAATCCACCAAAACTTTTTATCTTGCTTCCTTGCTACAACGAAGAAGAGGTGCTGCCAAAAACCTATGAAATGCTCAGTCAAAAGCTTAGTGCGCTTATACAGCGGGGATTAATCGCGCGGGATTCTTCAATGGTGTTTGTCGATGATGGGAGCAAGGATAGGACTTGGGAAGTGCTAAAGAATCTTGCAAAACCCACACAAAGCACAGATTCTAAAACTCTTCATTTCACCCCCCCCCCCAATTAA
- a CDS encoding radical SAM/SPASM domain-containing protein produces the protein MKLKRNQTELTGIFGIEKLEILKAYKDPVKWHSYRDTYSQASHLQTITQYPLQIDFELNATCNLKCPMCPLSVEVNSEKKSLLFPFELFCKIIDDGVSKGLRAIKLNYLNEPLLRKDLEKFIQYAKKKGVLDIYFSTNGLLLDSFRAQSLIEAGLDRIQVSIDAFSKEVYDKVRPGGNYKKVVENVLNLVKLKQEMGGGYLPLVRVNFVRTELNEHQLEDFINFWEEKVDMIGSQEMVKPPKSSKDLGSKTTAKKEGFSCSFPYKQLVITAEGNVLPCCTFWGESMVLGNIFTQYEETGSVSMQNFWNSEQMCQLRDLHKKGEYRKNPICKKCIEGALIE, from the coding sequence ATGAAACTCAAACGAAATCAAACAGAACTTACCGGAATCTTTGGTATAGAAAAGCTAGAAATTCTTAAAGCTTATAAAGACCCTGTTAAATGGCACTCCTACCGCGATACTTATTCGCAGGCTTCACATTTGCAGACAATCACACAATATCCTTTGCAAATTGATTTTGAACTCAATGCTACTTGTAATCTTAAATGTCCAATGTGTCCTCTAAGCGTAGAAGTAAATAGTGAGAAAAAATCTTTACTTTTCCCTTTTGAGCTTTTTTGCAAAATTATTGATGATGGTGTAAGTAAGGGGTTAAGGGCTATTAAATTAAATTACCTTAATGAACCACTTTTGCGCAAAGATTTAGAGAAATTTATTCAATATGCCAAGAAAAAAGGCGTGCTTGATATTTACTTCTCTACCAATGGTTTGCTTTTGGATTCTTTTCGCGCACAAAGTCTTATAGAGGCTGGATTAGACAGAATCCAAGTAAGCATTGATGCATTTTCAAAGGAGGTGTATGACAAGGTGCGCCCGGGCGGAAATTATAAAAAAGTTGTAGAAAATGTGCTAAATCTTGTCAAGCTTAAACAGGAAATGGGGGGGGGGTATTTGCCTTTAGTGCGAGTGAATTTCGTTCGAACCGAACTAAACGAACACCAACTAGAGGATTTTATCAATTTTTGGGAGGAGAAAGTAGATATGATAGGTTCGCAAGAAATGGTAAAGCCGCCTAAATCCTCTAAAGATTTAGGTTCTAAGACCACGGCTAAAAAAGAGGGGTTTTCTTGCTCTTTTCCTTACAAACAGCTTGTTATCACGGCTGAGGGCAATGTGCTACCTTGTTGCACATTTTGGGGTGAATCTATGGTGCTGGGAAATATATTCACCCAATATGAAGAAACCGGGAGTGTTTCTATGCAGAATTTTTGGAATTCAGAGCAAATGTGCCAGCTTAGAGACCTACATAAAAAAGGCGAATACAGAAAAAATCCAATTTGTAAAAAATGTATAGAGGGGGCATTAATAGAATGA
- the rfbF gene encoding glucose-1-phosphate cytidylyltransferase translates to MKVVILAGGFGTRLSEETDLKPKPMVEIGGYPILWHIMKIYSFYGFNDFIILTGYKGHVIKDYFINYYARYSDITIDMQKNELEIHTTRNEPWRVTMLYTGQDTMTGGRILHAKPYINETFMLTYGDGVSDIDLYAELAFHKAHKGAITMASILPEGRFGALEIDENTHRVKNFTEKPKGDNGGGGNTHLSGFINGGFFICEPKIFDYIKEGHSTIFEQSPLKNLALDGELYTYCHSGFWKCMDTLKDKNDLTKMWLSGNAPWKIWDCLTQQHQQ, encoded by the coding sequence ATGAAAGTGGTTATTTTGGCGGGTGGTTTTGGTACAAGACTGAGCGAGGAGACGGATTTAAAGCCAAAGCCAATGGTTGAAATCGGTGGATACCCCATTTTATGGCATATTATGAAAATTTATAGCTTTTATGGATTCAATGATTTTATTATTCTTACAGGCTACAAGGGACATGTGATTAAGGATTATTTTATAAACTACTATGCGCGTTATAGCGATATTACGATTGATATGCAGAAAAATGAGCTTGAAATCCACACCACGCGCAATGAGCCTTGGCGCGTAACGATGCTCTACACCGGGCAGGATACTATGACCGGCGGGCGTATTTTACATGCAAAACCTTATATAAATGAAACATTTATGCTGACTTATGGCGATGGCGTGAGTGATATTGATTTGTATGCCGAGCTTGCTTTTCATAAGGCGCATAAAGGTGCTATCACTATGGCTTCGATATTACCAGAGGGACGTTTTGGAGCATTAGAGATTGATGAAAACACGCACAGAGTGAAAAATTTTACCGAAAAGCCAAAAGGAGATAATGGGGGGGGGGGTAATACACACTTAAGTGGCTTTATTAATGGCGGATTTTTTATCTGCGAACCAAAAATTTTTGATTATATTAAGGAGGGGCATTCTACAATTTTTGAGCAATCCCCGCTAAAAAATCTAGCACTTGATGGCGAGCTTTATACTTATTGTCATAGCGGTTTTTGGAAGTGTATGGATACACTCAAGGACAAAAACGACCTTACTAAAATGTGGTTAAGTGGCAATGCCCCGTGGAAAATATGGGATTGCTTAACTCAACAACACCAACAATAA